AAAAGGCAAAAAAGCCAAATATTTTGAATATACGATTCCTCGGACGACCATCCTTTTGGTAAAAACCAATGACAAAATCGTTAAGGGCCAGCAAGTCAGCGAAGGTTCAATTAATTTAAAAGAGCTTTTAATCGCCCAAAATAGCCGAGAAGTGGAGCGCTATATCGTCAACGAAATTCAAAAAATTTATGTCCCCGAAGGAACTATTATCAATGACAAGCATATTGAAATAATCATCCGCCAAATGTTTTCTCGGGTAACAATTAAAGAAGAAGGAGATACTAATTTTGTCATCGGCGATGTCATTGAAAAATCAAAATTCTTGGAAGTTAACCGGCAAACCAAAAAACTCAAAGGCGAACCGGCAAAAGCCCAGCTTATTTTGATGGGCATCACCCAGGTCAGCTTAACCACTGAAAGTTTCCTCTCGGCGGCTTCTTTCCAGGAAACTTCTCGCGTCTTGGTAGGGGCGGCCATCAGCGGCAAGGTTGATAAACTCCGCGGCCTTAAAGAAAACGTGATTATCGGCCGCTTGATTCCGGCTGGCATCGGCTGGCGGGGAATACCCGTGGAAGCCGTCAGCGACGAAGAAGAAAATAAAGAGATTGAAGAAGGCAACAAATAAGTTTGACTTTGGGAAAAAGTTTGATATTCTAATGATGAAAGTGGATAAGCGCTAATAAATATCCGCATAAATCAGCGTACTTTATGGAAGAAATTGAAAAAAGAAAATACGAGATTGGTTTCGTGATAAAAACCGAAGACGCGGCGATTATCTCTCAATCCTTGAAAAACAGGGGATTTGTTGTTTTGGCTGAAAATCCTTTAGAAAAGATTCAGCTGGCTTATCTCATAAAAAAAGAAAGTTACGCTTATTTCAGTTATTCCCATTTTGAAGGCGATCCGGCCGCTATTAAAGAGTTGAAAGAAGATCTTAAGCTCAACCCGGAAGTTCTGCGTTATTTGATAATCACTCCGCCTTTCATAAAAAAACTCGCCTGGAGAAACCCCGCGTTTTCCGAAACATCCGGAGAAATGAAATTCACTCCGCCTGTCGCTAAACGAAGTCCGGCTATTGAATCAATCTTAACCAATGAAGCGTTGGAAAAGAAAATTGAAGAAATATTAAAATAAAAATATGAATTTAAACAAAGTATTTCTTATCGGTAATTTAACCAGGAACCCGGAACTTAGAGCTCTGCCTTCAGGCGCGGCAGTTGCTTCTTTCGGGATAGCCACTAATCGGATTTGGAAAAATCAGCAAGGCGAACGGCAGGAAGATGTGCAGTTTCATAATGTTGTTGTTTTCGGCCGTCAAGCTGAAATCGTGAACCAATATTTAACAAAAGGAAGCTTGGCGTTGATTGAGGGCCGGATTCAAACCAGCTCATGGGACGGAAAAGATGGAACTAAGCAATACAAAACGGAAATCGTGGCAGAAAGAGTCCAGTTTGGTCCGCGAAGCGCCGCAAAACAGGAAGGATTTGTTAAAAATGAAACACCAAAAGTCGTGAATCAAAATCCGCCAATTCGCGAAGAATTGCCGGAAATTAATATTGACGAAGGCGAAATAAGACCGGAAGATTTACCATTTTAAAATTATGAATAAGAAACAGTGTTTTTTTTGTTCCCAAAATTTAAAAGACGTTGATTATAAAGAGATTGAATTACTCCGGCGTTTTGTGTCCGGCCAAAGCAAAATCATTGACCCGCGATATTCCGGCATCTGCGCCAAACACCAGAGAAAACTGGCGCAAGCGATAAAAAGAGCCCGGTATTTAGGATTATTGCCGTTTGTTTCAAGATAATTACAGTAATTACTGTAATTACCGTAATTACGGTAATTGAATAAAAAATGTCTTTCGATTTTTATATTTTTCAAGCTTTCCATAATTTAGCCAATAAGTCTAATTTTTTTGATGGGCTGATTGTTTTTTTGGCCGGCTACCTCCAGTATGTTTTATTAGCTTTGGCGATTTTTCTGTTGCTTGCGAAAATAAAAGATTGGCGCCATCAGCTTTATATCGTTTCGGTTTTTCTACTTTCGGCTATTATCAGCCGGGGATTGATTACGGAAATTATCCGATTTTTCTATCACCGATTAAGGCCATTTTTGGCTCTCAATCTTACGCCCCTAGTCAAAGATTTCAGCGGCTCTTTCCCTTCCGGCCATATGACTTTGTATTTCGCTCTGGCTTTAACTATTTTTTTGATAAGCCGAAAATGGACCTGGTTTTTTGTCGCCAGCGTTATTTTGATGGGCCTGGCAAGAATCGCCGCCGGCGTTCACTGGCCTTCGGATATTATAGGCGGAATTCTAATTGCTATTATCAGTTATTTTATTGTCAAAAAAATTCTTCCCTCAAACAATAAAACCGCCAATTAAGCGGTTTTATTTTTCTTGTGCCCGAGGAGAGAGTCGAACTCTCACGACCTAAACGGTCAATGGATTTTGAGTCCATCGCGTCTGCCATTCCGCCACCCGGGCTCCTTTTTAATTATAACGCATAAATTTTAACAGCCAACTCGCGAAATTCATAGCCAAACCAAACTTGTCTGAGAAAATATCCCGCAGGCACTGAAAGATTGGTTTCGCCGTAGGCGAATTTCAGCGCCGAGGGAAAAGAAAATTTTGCCGCTGGAGCAAAATTATTCTGGTTTTCGAAGGCAAGTTTGGTTTGGCTAAAACTAAAATCAATTCGGAAATGTATATTGATAATGCCATAATTTTTAGCTATAGTAAAGAAGAATATGGCCCGCGTTATTGCAATCTGTAATCAAAAAGGGGGAGTCGGAAAAACAACCACGGCGATGAACTTGGGCGCTTATTTAGCCGCTTTGGGACGGCGCTGTCTTTTGGTTGATTTTGACCCCCAAGCCAACGCCACTTCCGGTTTGGGGATAACGCCGCCACAAGAGTCAGTTTACACCGCTTTGATGAGCGGTCTAATCCCCAGCCATTTGATCAGAAGAACCGCCATTTTCGGCTACGAAGTTCTGCCGGCTTCCCAGGATTTAGCCGGCGCTTTGGTGGAATTAATTTCTTTGCCCGAGCGGGAATATCAGTTAAGAAAAACTATCAATCAACTCCGGCATTTATACGATTTTATATTAATTGACTTGCCGCCCTCGCTTAATCTTCTGACTGTTAACGGGTTGATAGCCGCCGATGAAGTTTTGATGCCGATTCAATGCGAATATTACAGTTTGGAGGGGATAGGCCAGCTTTTAAAAACTATTGACCTTATTCGCGAAAATCTCGGCTATAAATTAAACGTGGCGGGTGCGGTTTTAACGATGTATAATAAAAAAGAACGGCTTTCTCGGGAAGTGGTTAAAGAAGTTAGAAGACATTTTCCTTATCATGTTTTTAACTCTGAAATACCCCGAGCAGTCGCTTTGGCCG
The window above is part of the bacterium genome. Proteins encoded here:
- the rpsF gene encoding 30S ribosomal protein S6: MEEIEKRKYEIGFVIKTEDAAIISQSLKNRGFVVLAENPLEKIQLAYLIKKESYAYFSYSHFEGDPAAIKELKEDLKLNPEVLRYLIITPPFIKKLAWRNPAFSETSGEMKFTPPVAKRSPAIESILTNEALEKKIEEILK
- a CDS encoding single-stranded DNA-binding protein; its protein translation is MNLNKVFLIGNLTRNPELRALPSGAAVASFGIATNRIWKNQQGERQEDVQFHNVVVFGRQAEIVNQYLTKGSLALIEGRIQTSSWDGKDGTKQYKTEIVAERVQFGPRSAAKQEGFVKNETPKVVNQNPPIREELPEINIDEGEIRPEDLPF
- the rpsR gene encoding 30S ribosomal protein S18, producing MNKKQCFFCSQNLKDVDYKEIELLRRFVSGQSKIIDPRYSGICAKHQRKLAQAIKRARYLGLLPFVSR
- a CDS encoding phosphatase PAP2 family protein; this encodes MSFDFYIFQAFHNLANKSNFFDGLIVFLAGYLQYVLLALAIFLLLAKIKDWRHQLYIVSVFLLSAIISRGLITEIIRFFYHRLRPFLALNLTPLVKDFSGSFPSGHMTLYFALALTIFLISRKWTWFFVASVILMGLARIAAGVHWPSDIIGGILIAIISYFIVKKILPSNNKTAN
- a CDS encoding ParA family protein, producing MARVIAICNQKGGVGKTTTAMNLGAYLAALGRRCLLVDFDPQANATSGLGITPPQESVYTALMSGLIPSHLIRRTAIFGYEVLPASQDLAGALVELISLPEREYQLRKTINQLRHLYDFILIDLPPSLNLLTVNGLIAADEVLMPIQCEYYSLEGIGQLLKTIDLIRENLGYKLNVAGAVLTMYNKKERLSREVVKEVRRHFPYHVFNSEIPRAVALAEAPSFGKPIILYAPNTQAARAYLLLTKEIISQQEKGANSQFANQVFGNLIT